A stretch of the Lactuca sativa cultivar Salinas chromosome 9, Lsat_Salinas_v11, whole genome shotgun sequence genome encodes the following:
- the LOC111885601 gene encoding xyloglucan endotransglucosylase/hydrolase protein 2 isoform X1 has translation MSFPPWMITTSVMVALLDFFFFLSADAARIVGGFDHKNVAFDQNYNVTWGNHHAQLLNQGKEVQLSLDQSSGAGFASKSYYGSGYFHMKIKLPVKDSGGVITAFYMFLNTSIHDELDFEFLGNRPGKPITLQTNVFANSIGGREQKFTLWFDPATDFHYYKLLWNHHQIAFFVDDTPIRIYKNNINKGVGYPNNTMQVKVSLWDGSSWATDGGQTKANWTNGPIEAHFQDFKIDGCLSPINNPNKDCFGQDYWWNTKTYWQLDTKQQKAYDEVRKKYMNYDYCNDKGRYPTPPHECTR, from the exons ATGAGTTTTCCTCCATGGATGATAACGACGTCGGTAATGGTCGCTTTGTTGGACTTTTTTTTCTTCCTTAGTGCAGATGCAGCAAGAATCGTTGGAGGTTTTGATCATAAGAATGTTGCATTTGATCAAAATTATAATGTAACCTGGGGAAACCATCACGCTCAGTTACTTAATCAAGGAAAGGAGGTTCAATTGTCGTTGGATCAATCTTCAG GTGCTGGATTTGCGTCGAAATCATATTATGGATCTGGTTACTTTCACATGAAGATTAAGCTACCCGTCAAGGATTCTGGTGGTGTGATTACTGCTTTTTAT ATGTTTTTAAATACAAGTATACATGATGAGTTAGACTTCGAGTTCTTGGGAAATCGACCGGGCAAACCTATTACTTTACAAACAAATGTATTTGCGAATAGTATTGGTGGTAGAGAGCAAAAATTCACTCTTTGGTTTGATCCTGCAACAGATTTCCATTACTACAAATTGTTATGGAACCACCATCAGATTGC aTTCTTTGTAGATGACACACCAATAAGGATATATAAGAACAACATAAACAAAGGTGTAGGATACCCTAACAATACAATGCAAGTGAAAGTGAGCTTATGGGATGGGTCTTCTTGGGCTACTGATGGGGGCCAAACGAAGGCCAATTGGACAAATGGACCAATTGAAGCCCATTTTCAAGATTTTAAGATTGATGGATGCCTCTCGCCAATCAATAATCCTAATAAGGATTGTTTTGGCCAAGACTATTGGTGGAACACCAAAACCTACTGGCAATTGGACACAAAACAACAGAAAGCTTATGATGAAGTGAGAAAAAAGTATATGAATTATGACTATTGTAATGATAAGGGTAGGTATCCTACCCCTCCTCATGAGTGCACTAGGTGA
- the LOC111885601 gene encoding xyloglucan endotransglucosylase/hydrolase protein 2 isoform X2, which yields MSFPPWMITTSVMVALLDFFFFLSADAARIVGGFDHKNVAFDQNYNVTWGNHHAQLLNQGKEVQLSLDQSSGAGFASKSYYGSGYFHMKIKLPVKDSGGVITAFYMFLNTSIHDELDFEFLGNRPGKPITLQTNVFANSIGGREQKFTLWFDPATDFHYYKLLWNHHQIAFFVDDTPIRIYKNNINKGVGYPNNTMQVKVSLWDGSSWATDGGQTKANWTNGPIEAHFQDFKIDGCLSPINNPNKDCFGQDYWWNTKTYWQLDTKQQKAYDEG from the exons ATGAGTTTTCCTCCATGGATGATAACGACGTCGGTAATGGTCGCTTTGTTGGACTTTTTTTTCTTCCTTAGTGCAGATGCAGCAAGAATCGTTGGAGGTTTTGATCATAAGAATGTTGCATTTGATCAAAATTATAATGTAACCTGGGGAAACCATCACGCTCAGTTACTTAATCAAGGAAAGGAGGTTCAATTGTCGTTGGATCAATCTTCAG GTGCTGGATTTGCGTCGAAATCATATTATGGATCTGGTTACTTTCACATGAAGATTAAGCTACCCGTCAAGGATTCTGGTGGTGTGATTACTGCTTTTTAT ATGTTTTTAAATACAAGTATACATGATGAGTTAGACTTCGAGTTCTTGGGAAATCGACCGGGCAAACCTATTACTTTACAAACAAATGTATTTGCGAATAGTATTGGTGGTAGAGAGCAAAAATTCACTCTTTGGTTTGATCCTGCAACAGATTTCCATTACTACAAATTGTTATGGAACCACCATCAGATTGC aTTCTTTGTAGATGACACACCAATAAGGATATATAAGAACAACATAAACAAAGGTGTAGGATACCCTAACAATACAATGCAAGTGAAAGTGAGCTTATGGGATGGGTCTTCTTGGGCTACTGATGGGGGCCAAACGAAGGCCAATTGGACAAATGGACCAATTGAAGCCCATTTTCAAGATTTTAAGATTGATGGATGCCTCTCGCCAATCAATAATCCTAATAAGGATTGTTTTGGCCAAGACTATTGGTGGAACACCAAAACCTACTGGCAATTGGACACAAAACAACAGAAAGCTTATGATGAA GGATAG